The Aspergillus nidulans FGSC A4 chromosome VII nucleotide sequence CCGACGCGATTGAGAAACTGACCGGCTGCGACTTGTCTGACACGGACTGTGTCTGCAAAGCCGGCATACCGGACTCGGAGACTATCAGTACATCCAGAGACAGCTTGACCTCGTGTGTTAAGGACTCTAACTGCACCGCTTCCGAGGCTCAGCAGATCGCTGACCTGGACGTCAATTCACTTATGAGCCAGAGCAGCGACGTTTGCAGTAAGTTTTCGCAACAGTTGATTTGAAAGAGTGTTTCCTGACAGTGCAATAGGTGGTGCGGTCACCGTTTCTGCTAATGTCGttctcgctgctggtgcgATGGCGTTCGCCTTTCTCTTCTAAAACAGTGCGCTTCAACCAATGACGATGACTGACggagcagctttctcttgctcttctttctgtTATCCTTATTCTGGCTTTATAATGTTgtggattttttttttacatAATACCAACGCATACTGTACatatactcagagtacataAAGATAACAGATGCTACTTACCGCGTCACTACTGAAATAGCGTGAGTTGCGCAAAGTCTGGGGACGATGGCGAATCGGCTGTCTTAGAAGCTCTTAATTAGCAGTTGATCGATTTCTGGCCCCGCTAAACACCACACGATTCTTGTTTCTCAACTTTCAacttccatcctcatcccatAGAAATTATCATCAATATGGCCAAAATGACCAACCAATCCGATTCCTTCACGGTGATCCCTGTCCTGGACTATTCGCTGTCGATGTCCAGCAAATCAGCCTTCCTGGCCGACCTCCGCTACGCGCTGGTCAACGTGGGGTTCTTTTATCTCGTGAACGCTCCCATCAAACCGCAAATCAGACAAGACCTCGTGAAAAAGTGCAGGGCAATCTTTGACCTTcctctggagaagaagctcgagatCGAAATGGTTAACAGCAAGCACTTTCTCGGCTACTCTCGACTTGGGGCCGAAATCACTGCACGGAAGCAGGACTACCGAGAACAGTTCGATGTGCGCATATCCACAAGATCTCCCCGTATAAGATCCAAAATCAGGCGATATACTGATTGCGATATAGTTTGCGACGGAGttacctgctcctgcacCGGACGAGCCCCTATATAGGAACATTAGGGGCCCCAACCAGGTACTGGATTCCCACCCCGCATTATACTTTGGCCTTAATCTGATCTTAATTAGTGGCCCGATGAGAATGCAATCCCAGGCTTCCGCCAATCCGTCGAAGCATACCTGGCGGAACTGAGCCCGGTGGCGGAGAATTTCCAGGTCCTCATCGCCGAGGCCCTGGATCTGCCCCCAAACGCGCTGAAACAATTCTTTGATAAGCCGGTGcagcagaagatgaaacTAATCAAATACCCTCCGCCACCCAGCGACGCCGAATCCCAAGGTGTTGGACCCCATAAAGACTCGGAGTTCTTGACATTCCTCCTGCAAGCTACTCCGCATCACGGACTCGAAGTGCAGAATAAATCCGGGGTTTGGATCTCGGCTCCACCAATCGAGGGGTCGCTGGTCGTTAATATCGGGCGCGCCTTGGAAGCAATCACCGGTGGTGTGTGTACGGCAACGACACACCGCGTGAGTCTTGCGCCATCGAATTATGTCGATGCGGAGGGGACGCCGCTGGGGCCCCGGTTCTCAATACCGGTCTTTCAGGGGATGAGTCTGGATCTGTCGGCTGAGGATATCTCGTTGGAGTTTCCGGACCATATCAAGATGTTGGCTGGCGATGAGAAGGCACGGTCGGATGCTGAGGCTACCTTTAATAAGATATTTCGCGGCCGCACTGGCGAAGGAACGCTCATCCACCGGATCATCAGTCACCAGGATGTCGGCCGGAGATGGTACCCTGAGCTGCTTGCGCGAGCGCTGGGGGAGTATGAGAAACAGGGTCGGGGCCTTAATTCTTCACAGTGAGCCAAGATGATGATTGACGTGCGAGCCTAAATCAAAATGAAACGCTGGCGGCCCTTGCAGGCTTGGCCGAGCACGAATATCCCGCGTAATCAAGCTGATTTTCCCAACAATGGGAGACAATGCCGTGTGTCTTTTCAGGCATAAGTATCGGACTCATCCCAAAACAAGTCCTCAAGCCCACAGGTCCATCGCATCATGATGGGGAAATCGGTCTGGGTCTTTGCCGCTTTGTTTCCCGCAGTTCTTGCGGCGGACATATATGTTTCACCTGATGGCTCGGACGATGCTGCCGGTACGATCGATGCACCGCTCCAGTCCATCCAGCTAGCTGTCGACCAAGCTACTGCGGGATCTACGATTTACTTGCGCGGCGGAACATACACCCCGACAAGTAATATCCAGATCACCAAAAGCGGCACGGCCTCGGCACCATACGTTCTCCGCGCGTATGAAGGAGAGTCGGTAATTATCGACGGCGAAGAGCTACCAGGGTGAGTACAGAGACCTAGATAATGGAGCGCTGCTGATCAATTCAGGACCCCCGCCGACCTAGATGCGTCGCTCGACAATGCGGATCGAGGTATCCTCCATATCCAGGATGCAGAATACTGGGAGTTCTACGACCTCGAACTGATCAACGGACCGTATGGTGTCTATGCGCGCGATGCGTCGAACAATCACTACGAGCGCATCACTACACGGAACAACTACGAAACAGGTCCGTACACTCCTGTTTATAGCCTCACGTACTGATTGGTACAGGCTTCCAGCTTCAGGGCGAGTCGTCAAACAACGTCGTCCTGTATCTCGACTCATATGGGAACCGTGACCCGCGAAAGAACGGCGAGAGCGCCGATGGATTCGCGTGCAAGGAGGGGTCAGGCGAGGGCAACATCCTCCGCGGTGCACGGCTGTGGAATAACGTCGACGATGGATTGGACCTTTGGTATGCCGTAAACCCAGTCCATCCCCGTATCTCCGCTAACACAAGCAGGGAATTCAAATCTGCCGTGACGATTGAAGACACAATCGCGTGGGGTAACGGCTTTAACCGGTAAGCCCTGGCCCGTTTTCTGTTCTTACCAACTCACCTCTGACAATATTATAGATGGGACTTCACCCCGTTCGAAGGCGACGGCAACGGCTTCAAActtggcggcggcgacgataCCGATATCGGCCCAGCCGACCACATTATCACCAACTGCATCGCCTTCTCTAACGCAAAGGACGGGTTCACCGATAACTCGCAGCCAGGAAACTTCGTCCTCACAAGAAACACAGCATGGGATAATACGGCAGTAGGCTTTAAATTCGGTACGGCCGTCGCGACTCTGACAGGGAATATTGCGGCGTCAAATGGGGAGGCTCCCACCTCATTGAGCGATGAGCAGATCTCGGATGGGAACTCGTgggatggggatgaggatTGGGATGATGGGAGTTTTGTGAGTGTTGATGTGTCTCTGGTGCAAGGAGAGCGTAACGCAGATGGCACGATCGAGCCGAGTGGATTTTTGTTGCCGGCTGATGGGGAGGAGATTGGCGCGACAACGGATTGGAGTGCTTAGGACTGTAGGACATCTCCTGGGCTGCGTTAGATTgctatttttttttttctctccaAGTCCCAAACGCGTTGTTATTACTTGTCTATATAGAGTTCAGTCCCCGCTGCGGGTTCGGTTACTCAGGAGAAATCCTGCAGTCATTATAGCTACCACATGCGAGCCGTGGGAAAGGAAGGCTCAAAGCGACATCGTTATGCCTTATAAACTTCACCTAGCGGCGATTTGAGAACAGTGTCACCGCATGCACATCTTCATCGGACTCTGTTGGTACTCGAGCTTATACCTATGGAGTAAGTTAGTCCTCCGCGACCACCACATCTGACTCTGACACGTTCCTCACAAGTACGCGGTAGTGTGAGTGCCAAATTTATTGGTCTTAGCCTCTTTCAGATTAACCGTGGCCGGGACCCATGGTTCGCTTCTTGTTGGGTTCAGGTCGGTGTATACGAGCCAGCGCTGATCCCTCGTATACAGACCTACCCTATGTTCGTCAACAATTCCGAATGCGTTCAGGTCACTGCAGACCCTTGCCTTGAACCTGATGTCAGAAACACCTTTGTCACATCTATGATTATAGCTCCAGGAATATCTGTGGCGGCCTCACATTTGCGCTAGTGTGCAGAATCCTCACGGATGGCTGATCAAGCCCTCGTCCATGAATTTGCACCTGAGCGTCGGTGAGGTGGATTGCAGCGCACGTTCTTCTCTCAGCTGCGATGATCCTTCCGATCCTGAGTACCCGTTGCTTTCCGCTATACGAGGTTGTACCCTGCCCTGAACAACGCATCGGGTTCGGAGCTGATCACTTGAACCCTAGACTGAAAGGCCGATCTAGAGATCTCCGTTTAGGCTGCTGGAAGGTGATGTTCGCTTGCTCGTCACCTGCCAAAACTGATCGGGCTCGCGGGCTGGAGGTACAGACGGGTGGTTGTGCTATCGCTCAACTGCAGTCTGCCCGTTCCTGGTTGCCAGCTGAATGGATCCCAGGAAACCTGGCGCTTGGGGAAATGACAGGAACATTGTGGCGCACATTTGACCTGCAGGAGTTATGCCAGGTCATGGAGCAGAGGCAAGAGGCTATTCAAGATCCTGAATGTCTCGGAAATTATGGAAAGGCTGGAAGATGCACACAGTGACCCAGCCTTGTCCCCAAAACAAAGGTTGAATACGATGGCAAAGCCACTAGCAAGTAAAAACTGGTCACGCTGCTTCTGATTGCTCGGCGTGTAGTGTTGATAATGAAACGACCATAAATACACCTCGTATTGCTGTGCTGGAGCCGCAATATCGTCGTCTTTGACCAACCACAGACGAGAGATCGTCGCGAAAAAATGCTGGGATACGAGGACCCTCGCTGAGGCTTGCATGCGCTGAGAGTTTACCAGAGGCCCCCTTGAGGGTACAAATGGGGGTTCTCAATGTACCAGAGTCATTCAGTCCCTTTTGTCCCTCTTGACTGCGTTTTGCTTGCCGTTTCTTCGCTGCCATCGCTGTCTCTGAAGTAGCCCACCATGTCCTCCTTTTCGCTGGACGACTACCTCGACGACCTGTCGGACTACGGCTTCGATTACTCCGACTTTGGtcttgacgatgaggacTTCGACTACTCCGACTACCTGAACGATGATGACTTCGACTACTCCGACTATGgcctcgacgacgaagacttTGATTTTGACTACTCCGACTATCTCCCCTCATCGACCAGCTCGGCTTCATACCCTACCTCGACCAGCTACGATTGGCTGTCCGGTGGTGACAgcggtgatgatggcgacatCACGACCCCCAGCTCATCTGACTACGACATGAACCTGGACGGGACCCCTCCTAACGGAGAGGGCAGCACCAACGGCCTGCCCTCAAGCTTGGGCGGCGCGTTCGGGTCTGACTTCTCCAACCAGCAGGTCAGCGACTCGTGCGTCTCGGAGGTCGCATTCAAGACCACAGCGCCAAAGGTAGATCTCGCATTTGACGTGATCTTCCTTGTTCTCTTTATCGCACTCGCTGTCTTTACTGTAATCCgcctcttcaagatcaagaGGAACGGTGGCGGCATGGTGAATTGGGTTCTGTTTCCGATCTCTCTATTCTTCACTATCCTGTAAGGCCCTATTTCAGAGTCAAAAAGAGGAACATGACTGATTTATACGGTATAGGTACCTCTTCCTCGACACGATAACTCTCATCCTCTCAGAATGCGTCATGATGCGCGGCGACAAATACTGGGATGCCCAAACAGCTGTTCAGTGGTTCAGCAGgctcgccatcttcctgctgattgtcatcatcatgcTCCCCATCTGCCGCAAGCTCCAACAAGGAGGCGGCATATTCGCCACTCTGACCCTGGTTCTTCACTCTCTCTGGATAGCCCTCACaggcatcttcctcatcgtcagccTAGCACTCACCACCCGCGTCCGTGTCGGCGACCGAGACGGCTTCAAATTGGAAAAGGCCTCCAATGGCGTGACAATGGCGTACTCCGTTTTCTTGTTTATTGCTGCGTTGCTGGCCCTGGTGAACATGGGCATTGCGCTAGTGAAGAAGGCGAATCTTCGGAAGGGAGTATGTTTCCTCCCCTCTTTTGGACAATAAACCATAGTACATGAGCTAATCCGCTTCGCGCTACAGCTTACCCTCATTACCATTCCAGTTCTCGCCCTCTCAACCTTGATCCTTACCCTGATTCTGATGGGCGGGTTCGCGGACAATGTCTACGGTAGTAAGAACCGCTCCGCCAAATACTTCCAACAATCTGGTGATGCACAGACCTTCCTCGCGAGACTTTTCTATGCCGTTTCTTTCGTCAGTGCACTTTTCGTTGCCGGTGCGAATACCGCAAATGATGACGCTGCCCAATCGGCGCCTTCTATGACCCAGACCCCCAAGCCAGCAGAGTAttatcagcctcagcctcaacctgTAACGACCGCTCCGGTGCCAGCACCGGCACAGCAC carries:
- a CDS encoding CFEM domain-containing protein (transcript_id=CADANIAT00009264), coding for MRFLVPLALLGATATTVVAETPQDLIQNSIPACMQSCFTDAIEKLTGCDLSDTDCVCKAGIPDSETISTSRDSLTSCVKDSNCTASEAQQIADLDVNSLMSQSSDVCSGAVTVSANVVLAAGAMAFAFLF
- a CDS encoding isopenicillin N synthase family dioxygenase (transcript_id=CADANIAT00009265) is translated as MAKMTNQSDSFTVIPVLDYSLSMSSKSAFLADLRYALVNVGFFYLVNAPIKPQIRQDLVKKCRAIFDLPLEKKLEIEMVNSKHFLGYSRLGAEITARKQDYREQFDFATELPAPAPDEPLYRNIRGPNQWPDENAIPGFRQSVEAYLAELSPVAENFQVLIAEALDLPPNALKQFFDKPVQQKMKLIKYPPPPSDAESQGVGPHKDSEFLTFLLQATPHHGLEVQNKSGVWISAPPIEGSLVVNIGRALEAITGGVCTATTHRVSLAPSNYVDAEGTPLGPRFSIPVFQGMSLDLSAEDISLEFPDHIKMLAGDEKARSDAEATFNKIFRGRTGEGTLIHRIISHQDVGRRWYPELLARALGEYEKQGRGLNSSQ
- a CDS encoding putative pectate lyase (transcript_id=CADANIAT00009266) — encoded protein: MMGKSVWVFAALFPAVLAADIYVSPDGSDDAAGTIDAPLQSIQLAVDQATAGSTIYLRGGTYTPTSNIQITKSGTASAPYVLRAYEGESVIIDGEELPGTPADLDASLDNADRGILHIQDAEYWEFYDLELINGPYGVYARDASNNHYERITTRNNYETGFQLQGESSNNVVLYLDSYGNRDPRKNGESADGFACKEGSGEGNILRGARLWNNVDDGLDLWYAVNPVHPRISANTSREFKSAVTIEDTIAWGNGFNRWDFTPFEGDGNGFKLGGGDDTDIGPADHIITNCIAFSNAKDGFTDNSQPGNFVLTRNTAWDNTAVGFKFGTAVATLTGNIAASNGEAPTSLSDEQISDGNSWDGDEDWDDGSFVSVDVSLVQGERNADGTIEPSGFLLPADGEEIGATTDWSA
- a CDS encoding uncharacterized protein (transcript_id=CADANIAT00009267), which translates into the protein MSSFSLDDYLDDLSDYGFDYSDFGLDDEDFDYSDYLNDDDFDYSDYGLDDEDFDFDYSDYLPSSTSSASYPTSTSYDWLSGGDSGDDGDITTPSSSDYDMNLDGTPPNGEGSTNGLPSSLGGAFGSDFSNQQVSDSCVSEVAFKTTAPKVDLAFDVIFLVLFIALAVFTVIRLFKIKRNGGGMVNWVLFPISLFFTILYLFLDTITLILSECVMMRGDKYWDAQTAVQWFSRLAIFLLIVIIMLPICRKLQQGGGIFATLTLVLHSLWIALTGIFLIVSLALTTRVRVGDRDGFKLEKASNGVTMAYSVFLFIAALLALVNMGIALVKKANLRKGLTLITIPVLALSTLILTLILMGGFADNVYGSKNRSAKYFQQSGDAQTFLARLFYAVSFVSALFVAGANTANDDAAQSAPSMTQTPKPAEYYQPQPQPVTTAPVPAPAQH